TACTTACCAAAACCCTAGTTGTCAAGTCGTCAGCAAACTAGGGTTAGTGAGTTGACCTTGTGGTACTGCTAAGGAGGATTTAGGGTTTCCCCCAAAAGATATCTGAGTCTGACCTTGTGAGACTCTTCCTTGTTGAAGAAAACTATTGACTGTTGAGGTTGTAACCGGAACATGGGAAATCAAAGATCTTCCAGAGTTGTTAGGAGATTGGATGGAAGTGTTGCATTGTACTGGAGGTTGTGAGAAGACATGAGTGCTCTTTGATGCTTTGCTCCTAGCTGCCATAGCAGGTTGCTGCTGCAGAAGCTGAAACTGGTAGAGGCGCTGTTGATGAGAATTTGAGGTTGTGAAGTTGAGATTTGTTGCTGAATTATCAAAAACAAGGGTCTGAGCAACAGTTGGGGAAGAACTCCCTGTAACAGCTTTTGATCCATCATGATCAGAATTATCAGAAACGCTTCCAGTCTTCCTTTCGGATACTTGGTGATTCTTCTGGTGTGTACCTTGAGTTATTGGAAGGTTTTGATACATTGCTGGATTTTGTGGCATGGATGAAAAGTTCAGGAGTGTACCTGTACCCTTATTTCCACTCATGGAGCCAAATGACATGCCAAAGACACCCTTTAAGTCCTGTTGTTGTGATTGCTCAATGTGATTTCCACTGCCACCACCACTCGATGTTACATAGGGCATCATGGTAAAGTTCATGGGTTGAAGTGGCACTGCAAAATTCTGCCTGTAACCATAAACACTATGTTGTGCCCGAGAAGAAGTTGCAGGATGTCCCCCAATGATGTCATTCTCAACCTTGCGAGGCTGAAGAGATTGTGCCACATACTTCTTTTGTGACTGCTGTGATTGCATACTGATAAATTGTGTTTTCTGCAGTTGCCGAGACTCTGGTTGCCTGTGAGATTTTGATGAATCGGTTGACATGCCTGTGTTCTTGTGATGGCTTGATTGGACTTGATGCTGAAACTGTGAGTGAGGCTGTTGCTGATGAAGCTGAGAAGGGTGGAATATTTGATTTGAATAGAAAGGGCCATTATATAAAGGCACTGCCTGAGAGTTTCCTCCTTGAAATGCAAGTGTTGTTCCTGAAGGAGTTGTCATGGGGAATGAGTACCCATTGATTGCCAAGTATGGACCTTCCTGGAATGTCACATTTGGGCTACTAACGGTTGCTGCAGCTACAGTTGACAATGCTGAATGACTAAAATGTGATGCATTGTTTGTCAGCTCTGTATATTTCGAAGGACCAGATGGATTACTGGTTGCTGCAACTGATGCTTGATTTTGTCCCACAGAGAATTTGAAAGTAGAACCATGCTACATTAGAATACAGTAAAGCAATTTTAATACCATTTTCGGTGGAAGTTGCAAACTGAACTAGAGATACATTGCACTCAATCAAAGAAACTGTAATGCAGATGACAATGCCTACCATGAGATTACCCCCAGAGGCTGGCTGTGAGGGATATTGCTGAGCCACAAGCTTCTTTGTCCTTGATGCTTCAATGAATGTAGGCTCCGAACTTTCACCTTTTGATTCTTTTGCACTATGACCTGAGACGCTTCCTAGAATTTCAGTTCCGATAACTATGTCTGGCTTGGTGTCACATATAGGAGCAGAACCAGCTGCGCGTGGCCAGAGATTGTTCGTTCTTGTAGCCTTCTGATGCAAGTAAATGTTGCGAGCAATGTAATGGTGGGTTGCGCATCTCTTAGCACATGGTTGAGACAGAGGGGAACTCCCGGGCTACATTTTAAATAACAGCAAAATCAACACATTTTTCCAAAGAAAATTAGATCTCTTCGGCATAGCTAGAAAGCTGAAGTCTCAAACCTGTAATGTGGTGGCTGAAAGACCGCTTCGCCAGTCAGTCCTCTCCAGTTTAGGAATGATAGCCTTAGGTTGCTGTTGTAATTCAGTGTCACTGTCTTGGTTAATATTCTCATTGAGCTTATCATTGATTACCTCTATCTTCTTGTCTTGCAGTGTTTCAAGCACAGCTTCCGCCACATTATCAGATGCCGAATCCTCCATAGGAGGAGGAGCCTGTTAAAAGAGAGGCATTTAACTTCCAGCGAATCGGAGAGCATTATTTTACACCAATGGATAAATGGAAATGTAATTTGGAAATAATAACATGAATTTTTACCATGAGATCAAATTCAAACTTGTCCTCCATCTTGCTCTCAAGCTGCGGTACCTCTCCGCAAACTGATTCTTCCACAAATGGCTTTGCTTCCTCCTTCTGCAACTCTATTGACCCTGATGCACCTTCCGACTTTGGCTCCCAATTCGGCAAAGAAGCTTCCTTTTTTGGCTGCTGCTTACTTTCTACTTCTACTGCTTCTGCTATAGAATTGTTCTCCTTGGAGACTTCATGCCAAACAGAAAACGATCATTAGATTCATATCTTAAACCAGAATTTGCCCCATAAAATTGGTATAACTATTACACTCACCATTTTTGAGCTCTGGATCAGAGGCATGGCTACTTTCCGAGATTGAAGTCTTGGAATCGTTTCTAATGCTATATCTATGTTTATCTTCCTGCTTTGACGTAGAGCTTTTAACACTATCATCATCCTTAGAACTCTGAGATTGCTTCAGTAACCCAAAAAGAACCTCGGCGATCTCATTCTCAATGTCCTCCTCTACAGGACCAGGAGACAATTTCGGCGACTTTGGTGGCCGATTCTTGTTTCCAATCTGCTTCTGTCATCAAAGTAACAAACCTCAAAATCATCCCAAGCTTTCTATAACTTCTTAACAGAAGAAACATATATATAAACATGAACTAACCATCTTCTTCCTCGCTTCTACGTTCTGTTTCTGCAGATTCTGATCCTTTCCAACCCCATCATTCCCTGAAGAACTATTTTCATGTGACCGTTTTGCTGAAGCTGCAGAAATTACCAACTTACATATAAATCTTTCCTTTATAAAATAAACAAAAACAGAGGAAAACAGAGAGCTTCTACATTTGGATTCGGGCGTTACCTGAACGAGCCTTCCTCGGAACTTGAACACCGATCACCTTTAACGGCTGACCTTGCTTTGATTCTCTCACCACCGTATGGTTTCTCCGGCGAGCCGACGATGACATCTGAGAAAGCACCATATTGTCGTCTTCCACCTCCACCTTGCAATCTTCTTCCTCATCCACGCTCTCTTCACCTCTCCTCCGCTTGTTACTCATTCTCTCACGGCGGCCGGAAAGTCCATCAGTTGCAGCAGCTGCCATGCTTGACCTTCTCGCCTCTCTCCCGAATCTCTCCATCACCTTCATATGCTCTGTTCTACCTCTGTTTTTAATAGTTTTATAGTCATCAGAATACCATTTCATGCATAGAGAAGCGTATTAAATCATTCTTTTTCTGGTTTTATACCTGGATTCGATTTCAATGGGTTTAAAATTCGAATAGTTAAGTCGTTAATGCATTACTTTATGCATTTAGGACAAGAATTGGGGGGTGATCACTGATCATGGAGGCAATATTATAATCATGGAAGAAGATGCAGATCAATGCAGACAATAGATTATTGTAAGATAGAAAGGAAGATTTATATATAATAGAGTACAATCAATATCATCATCTATACAAGTATTCTATAATGGCTGCACACGTTAGTTTTGTGTTTGAGATTTTATAAA
The window above is part of the Fragaria vesca subsp. vesca linkage group LG2, FraVesHawaii_1.0, whole genome shotgun sequence genome. Proteins encoded here:
- the LOC101313083 gene encoding protein TIME FOR COFFEE-like; protein product: MKVMERFGREARRSSMAAAATDGLSGRRERMSNKRRRGEESVDEEEDCKVEVEDDNMVLSQMSSSARRRNHTVVRESKQGQPLKVIGVQVPRKARSASAKRSHENSSSGNDGVGKDQNLQKQNVEARKKMKQIGNKNRPPKSPKLSPGPVEEDIENEIAEVLFGLLKQSQSSKDDDSVKSSTSKQEDKHRYSIRNDSKTSISESSHASDPELKNVSKENNSIAEAVEVESKQQPKKEASLPNWEPKSEGASGSIELQKEEAKPFVEESVCGEVPQLESKMEDKFEFDLMAPPPMEDSASDNVAEAVLETLQDKKIEVINDKLNENINQDSDTELQQQPKAIIPKLERTDWRSGLSATTLQPGSSPLSQPCAKRCATHHYIARNIYLHQKATRTNNLWPRAAGSAPICDTKPDIVIGTEILGSVSGHSAKESKGESSEPTFIEASRTKKLVAQQYPSQPASGGNLMHGSTFKFSVGQNQASVAATSNPSGPSKYTELTNNASHFSHSALSTVAAATVSSPNVTFQEGPYLAINGYSFPMTTPSGTTLAFQGGNSQAVPLYNGPFYSNQIFHPSQLHQQQPHSQFQHQVQSSHHKNTGMSTDSSKSHRQPESRQLQKTQFISMQSQQSQKKYVAQSLQPRKVENDIIGGHPATSSRAQHSVYGYRQNFAVPLQPMNFTMMPYVTSSGGGSGNHIEQSQQQDLKGVFGMSFGSMSGNKGTGTLLNFSSMPQNPAMYQNLPITQGTHQKNHQVSERKTGSVSDNSDHDGSKAVTGSSSPTVAQTLVFDNSATNLNFTTSNSHQQRLYQFQLLQQQPAMAARSKASKSTHVFSQPPVQCNTSIQSPNNSGRSLISHVPVTTSTVNSFLQQGRVSQGQTQISFGGNPKSSLAVPQGQLTNPSLLTT